A genomic window from Struthio camelus isolate bStrCam1 chromosome 2, bStrCam1.hap1, whole genome shotgun sequence includes:
- the PPP1R3G gene encoding protein phosphatase 1 regulatory subunit 3G has product MASPARLQQDLAVPSEERRRRGAWGSGAAAKREPAEERRGASPPRAEGLLLLELRRCGRSLSSGPRLQQEEEEEEEEEEAAAGEDCCTKCKKRVQFADSLGLNLASVKHFSAAEEPQVPPAVLSRLQSLPLEEQDLRELSAALGLPCGACQPPALRLVPDFPAGEALSAELLRRQRVCLEQLGQPAAPTDVRGTVQVLPCPGPKEVTVRYTFNEWLSFMDAPAVPLPPAPAGTDPLAERYSFALSVPPSLQEGSALHFAICYRSQQGEYWDNNEGRNYTLRCCSSAEGCPTPPGTDGSPATATAHLY; this is encoded by the coding sequence ATGGCGAGCCCGGCACGCCTGCAGCAGGACTTGGCGGTCCCTTCGGAAgagcggcggcgccgaggcgcCTGGGGGAGCGGTGCGGCGGCGAAGCGGGAGCCGGCGGAggagcggcgcggcgcctccccaccgcgggcggaggggctgctgctgctggagctccGCCGCTGCGGACGGTCGCTGTCCTCCGGCCCTAGGTtgcaacaggaggaggaggaggaagaggaggaggaggaggcggcggccggcgaggACTGTTGCACCAAGTGCAAGAAGCGGGTGCAGTTCGCGGACTCGCTGGGGCTGAACCTTGCCAGCGTGAAACACTTCAGCGCCGCCGAGGAGCCGCAAGTGCCGCCCGCCGTGCTGTCCCGCTTGCAGAGCCTGCCCTTGGAGGAGCAGGACTTGCGGGAGCTGAGCGCCGCCCTGGGGCTGCCGTGCGGGGCTTGCCAGCCGCCCGCCCTGCGGCTGGTGCCCGACTTCCCCGCCGGCGAGGCGCTGAGCGCCGAGCTGCTGCGGCGGCAGCGCGTCTGCCTGGAGCAGCTCGGCCAGCCCGCGGCGCCCACCGACGTGCGGGGCACGGTGCAGGtgctgccctgccccggccccaagGAGGTGACGGTGCGCTACACCTTCAACGAGTGGCTCTCCTTCATGGACGCCCCGGCCGTGCCCTTGCCCCCTGCGCCGGCGGGCACCGACCCGCTGGCCGAGCGCTACAGCTTCGCCCTGAGCGTCCCGCCGAGCCTGCAGGAGGGCTCGGCCCTGCACTTCGCCATTTGCTAccgcagccagcagggcgagtaCTGGGACAACAACGAAGGCCGCAACTACACGCTGCGGTGCTGCAGCTCCGCCGAGGGCTGCCCTACACCGCCCGGCACAGACGGCAGCCCGGCGACGGCCACCGCTCACCTCTATTGA